In Penaeus monodon isolate SGIC_2016 chromosome 7, NSTDA_Pmon_1, whole genome shotgun sequence, the following are encoded in one genomic region:
- the LOC119575491 gene encoding uncharacterized protein LOC119575491, protein MSSFRLKKTSKTSTSEAHNNTSLAITLQNNTSLAITLQNNTALAITLQNNTPLAITLQNNTSLAITLQNNTSLAITLQNNTPLAITLQNNTALAITLQNNTPLAITLQNNTSLAITLQNNTSLAITLQNNTSLAITNT, encoded by the exons ATGTCTTCCTTTCGGTTAAAGAAAACTTCAAAGACCTCGACGTCAGAAGCACAT AACAACACATCTCTAGCAATTACTTTGCAGAACAACACATCTCTAGCAATTACTTTGCAGAACAACACAGCTCTAGCAATTACTTTGCAGAACAACACACCTCTAGCAATTACTTTGCAGAACAACACATCTCTAGCAATTACTTTGCAGAACAACACATCTCTAGCAATTACTTTGCAGAACAACACACCTCTAGCAATTACTTTGCAGAACAACACAGCTCTAGCAATTACTTTGCAGAACAACACACCTCTAGCAATTACTTTGCAGAACAACACATCTCTAGCAATTACTTTGCAGAACAACACATCTCTAGCAATTACTTTGCAGAACAACACATCTCTAGCAATTACCAACACCTAA